A single Cryomorphaceae bacterium DNA region contains:
- a CDS encoding response regulator: MIFVIDDDLGFQMVFKRQFERLEWNEPVETFQYAHQALERLCAEEHKCDKMPTRIFLDLEMPGMNGWAFLEEFRKLPCDCREDIELFILSSNKDLKSIDRAGEIKEVKDYLVKPLRMDTLHRILNNGYTAQSPSLF, from the coding sequence ATGATCTTTGTAATTGACGACGATTTAGGGTTTCAAATGGTTTTCAAGCGCCAATTCGAGCGTTTGGAATGGAATGAACCTGTGGAGACCTTCCAATACGCACATCAGGCTCTTGAGCGGTTGTGTGCAGAAGAACACAAGTGCGATAAAATGCCCACGCGCATTTTTCTGGATTTGGAAATGCCTGGCATGAATGGTTGGGCATTCTTGGAAGAGTTTCGAAAACTACCCTGTGATTGTCGTGAGGACATCGAACTTTTTATCCTCAGTTCCAATAAGGATTTGAAAAGCATTGATCGTGCGGGGGAGATAAAAGAAGTGAAAGATTACCTGGTCAAGCCACTTCGAATGGACACACTTCATCGTATATTAAATAACGGTTATACCGCTCAGAGTCCCTCCCTTTTCTAA
- a CDS encoding class I SAM-dependent methyltransferase → MKSLKDNTFGHKPTKWLIKNIGFLRFIHFWNYLFFSKHIVFERQLRREIKLLEGRSTIVDIGCGDGQNLLSLARTFPDHQFIGLDKSKSSLDLVQKYCEYAKIKNVSTQYVDLEQELDLPPGQIYYSNAVFPYVRNPKLYDGLRMNIKKGCLLCLHQPVNGIHELSFLKWLKSRYITYDDQNSGIVESYSEFFLKIDRAGFNVQKQITSKGKAGRIGFELYFVPLIVLVNQKMILSIFFWSIIVLLLCPLSLLLQLVDFLHKPSPEKANAIFLVLN, encoded by the coding sequence GTGAAATCCCTTAAGGACAATACTTTTGGCCACAAACCAACAAAGTGGCTCATCAAGAATATTGGATTTCTTCGATTTATCCATTTTTGGAATTACCTATTTTTTAGCAAACACATTGTTTTCGAACGCCAACTAAGAAGAGAAATTAAGCTTTTAGAGGGGCGCAGCACAATTGTTGATATTGGATGTGGAGATGGTCAAAACCTCCTGTCCCTGGCTCGGACATTTCCGGACCATCAATTTATTGGACTTGATAAATCTAAATCTTCATTAGACTTGGTCCAGAAGTACTGCGAGTATGCTAAAATAAAGAATGTGTCTACTCAATACGTTGACTTGGAGCAAGAACTGGACCTTCCACCGGGGCAGATCTATTATTCTAACGCGGTATTTCCTTACGTACGAAACCCAAAACTTTACGATGGACTTCGGATGAACATTAAAAAAGGATGCCTTCTTTGTCTTCATCAACCCGTAAATGGTATTCATGAACTATCATTTCTTAAATGGTTAAAGAGTAGATATATCACGTACGATGACCAGAATTCCGGAATTGTTGAATCCTATTCTGAGTTCTTTTTGAAAATTGATAGAGCCGGATTTAATGTCCAAAAGCAAATTACCTCTAAGGGAAAGGCTGGTCGAATTGGATTCGAACTATATTTTGTTCCACTCATAGTTCTAGTGAATCAAAAGATGATTCTCTCCATATTTTTTTGGTCCATAATCGTACTTCTTCTTTGCCCATTATCTCTCCTTCTCCAGTTAGTTGATTTCTTGCATAAGCCTTCTCCCGAAAAAGCCAATGCAATATTTCTGGTACTTAATTAG
- a CDS encoding DUF58 domain-containing protein produces MAEEIKEEYLRDFGSLELLARQVVEGFITGLHKSPYHGFSVEFAEHRLYNTGESTRHIDWKLYARTDKLFVKRYEEETNLRCYLVLDQSSSMFFPVRKKHNIEEPNKMQFSIYAAAALMNILKRQRDAVGLALFDSELRTITPARTTTRHHKLLYHELEQQLTAFDASQRRETFAVQALHEIAEKVHQRSMIVLFSDMFDTSPEGQDELFQALQHLKYNKHEVLLFHVVDRAAEIEFDFENRPYKFVDMESGEEIKVQAGEIQEEYVKKITALEKELELRCAQYHIDFIPADINLGFQQVLLPYLLKRQRLY; encoded by the coding sequence ATGGCGGAAGAAATCAAAGAAGAGTATTTGCGTGACTTTGGCTCCTTAGAGCTCTTGGCACGACAAGTGGTGGAGGGATTTATCACCGGCTTGCACAAAAGCCCGTACCACGGCTTCAGTGTTGAGTTTGCCGAACACCGCTTGTACAACACAGGTGAATCCACACGTCACATTGATTGGAAGCTCTACGCCCGAACGGATAAGCTCTTTGTTAAGCGCTACGAAGAAGAAACCAACCTTCGATGCTACTTGGTCCTCGATCAAAGCTCATCCATGTTCTTCCCGGTCCGAAAGAAGCACAACATTGAAGAGCCCAATAAAATGCAGTTCAGCATATATGCGGCCGCCGCTTTGATGAATATTCTCAAGCGACAGCGCGACGCTGTGGGCTTGGCACTCTTCGACAGCGAACTTCGGACCATCACCCCAGCGCGAACCACCACACGCCACCACAAGCTTTTGTACCACGAATTGGAGCAGCAACTGACCGCTTTCGACGCTTCCCAGCGACGTGAAACCTTTGCCGTACAGGCCCTACATGAAATTGCAGAGAAAGTCCATCAGCGCTCGATGATTGTGCTGTTTAGTGACATGTTTGACACCTCTCCCGAAGGGCAGGACGAACTCTTTCAGGCCCTGCAACACCTCAAGTACAACAAGCACGAAGTACTGCTCTTCCACGTGGTGGACCGGGCTGCTGAAATCGAATTTGACTTTGAGAACCGACCCTACAAGTTCGTCGATATGGAGAGTGGGGAAGAGATCAAGGTTCAGGCCGGAGAAATTCAAGAGGAATACGTGAAGAAAATCACGGCTTTGGAAAAGGAATTGGAATTGCGCTGTGCCCAATACCACATCGATTTCATCCCCGCCGATATCAACTTGGGCTTTCAACAGGTCCTCCTTCCATATTTGCTCAAAAGACAACGCCTGTACTGA
- the trxA gene encoding thioredoxin, whose amino-acid sequence MALELDQSNFDTIINSDKPVLVDFWAEWCGPCRMVGPIVEELANDYADKAVVGKVNVDNNSEISMKYGIRNIPTLLVFKNGEVVDKQVGVAPKEVLAGKLDAQL is encoded by the coding sequence ATGGCACTGGAATTAGATCAAAGCAACTTCGATACCATCATCAATTCGGACAAACCAGTATTGGTGGATTTCTGGGCAGAATGGTGCGGACCATGTCGCATGGTAGGACCCATCGTCGAAGAATTGGCCAACGACTACGCGGACAAAGCGGTCGTCGGTAAAGTAAATGTGGATAACAACAGCGAGATTTCCATGAAGTACGGAATTCGCAACATTCCTACGCTTCTCGTCTTCAAAAACGGTGAAGTCGTTGATAAGCAAGTAGGAGTGGCCCCGAAAGAAGTACTGGCAGGGAAATTGGATGCTCAGTTATAA